The following proteins are co-located in the Microbulbifer sp. VAAF005 genome:
- a CDS encoding TyrR/PhhR family helix-turn-helix DNA-binding protein — translation MRVEITCANRVGILHEIMQIFGKYRINVTSGELGGDSGDKVYLIAPGMLATQYQTIEKSLHQVPGVKRVRRISLLPLERRHFELDTLLSHVTDPVLSVDREGRVVAANLAAARAFGVSLDKVPGLQLQRFLPLMQVAELLRDFAVPRYGLPLVVRGQSFRVDWSPITLEGNPGAVDSLAGAVLRLQPWDSSEFVTELPRPMVLWDFDLRRRSCLQLQDLSELSAPLLILGERGTGKTTFACAVHYLSPSASRADCYRIIPIDGTMQLPSHLRRTGTLILEDIHTLKTEAQVDLLRKLRNLPASLRLVATALDRESIAPPLAQLFSSLAMSLPPLRNMRTALPRYASTLMRQESPEASELNFDSEVMELIKLHDWPDNFNGLRDYLMAASSQCLIRGAASISCADVPDLMVKAELPWRDWGRGLTYKEMMEQLERALLADIIKGHSSTRELAKELGISHTAVANKLRKYGLSANKK, via the coding sequence GTGCGGGTAGAGATTACTTGTGCAAATCGTGTCGGCATTTTGCACGAAATAATGCAAATTTTCGGAAAATATCGAATAAATGTGACCTCTGGTGAGCTCGGGGGTGACAGTGGAGATAAGGTCTATCTGATAGCGCCCGGGATGCTTGCCACTCAATACCAGACTATCGAGAAGTCCCTGCACCAGGTTCCTGGAGTTAAGCGGGTGCGGAGGATCTCTCTATTGCCTCTGGAGCGACGTCATTTCGAGTTGGACACTTTGCTGAGTCATGTGACTGACCCGGTTCTTAGTGTGGATCGCGAGGGCAGAGTGGTCGCTGCGAATCTGGCAGCGGCAAGGGCTTTCGGTGTGAGCCTGGACAAGGTGCCAGGTCTACAGCTGCAGAGATTCCTGCCGCTTATGCAGGTCGCAGAATTACTGCGGGATTTTGCAGTACCTCGCTACGGACTGCCTCTGGTGGTAAGGGGGCAGAGTTTTCGTGTGGACTGGTCCCCGATCACTCTGGAGGGAAATCCTGGAGCGGTTGACTCATTGGCTGGGGCGGTACTGCGTTTACAGCCTTGGGATAGCAGCGAGTTTGTCACTGAGCTGCCAAGACCGATGGTGTTGTGGGATTTTGATTTGCGTCGAAGGAGTTGCCTCCAGTTGCAGGACTTATCTGAACTCAGCGCACCTCTGTTGATACTGGGTGAGCGGGGCACAGGAAAGACAACGTTTGCCTGTGCGGTGCATTACCTCTCCCCGTCGGCCTCAAGGGCTGATTGCTATCGAATTATCCCCATTGATGGGACTATGCAGCTGCCTTCACATCTTCGTCGAACGGGTACTTTGATTCTTGAGGATATACATACTCTCAAAACAGAAGCTCAAGTTGATTTATTGAGAAAACTCCGCAATTTGCCGGCATCGCTGAGATTGGTGGCCACCGCTCTTGATAGGGAATCTATTGCGCCGCCACTTGCGCAGCTCTTTTCGTCATTAGCGATGTCCTTGCCCCCGTTGCGAAATATGCGAACGGCTCTGCCGCGCTATGCCAGTACTTTAATGCGCCAGGAGTCCCCAGAGGCTAGTGAGCTCAATTTTGATAGCGAGGTGATGGAGTTAATCAAACTCCACGACTGGCCGGATAACTTCAACGGCCTCAGGGACTATTTAATGGCCGCATCCAGTCAATGCTTGATTAGAGGGGCGGCGTCGATCAGTTGTGCGGACGTGCCGGATTTAATGGTTAAGGCGGAACTTCCCTGGCGGGACTGGGGCCGTGGACTTACCTATAAGGAAATGATGGAGCAGTTGGAGAGGGCGTTGTTGGCGGACATTATCAAAGGTCACTCCTCAACCAGGGAGCTGGCTAAGGAGCTGGGTATTTCTCATACCGCTGTGGCCAACAAATTGCGGAAATACGGCTTGTCGGCCAATAAAAAATAG
- a CDS encoding DUF962 domain-containing protein, whose product MAAIEAQKFESFREFYPFYLQEHSNLTCRRLHFFGTSLVFATIIAAVVTSNMLWLAVTPVAGYGFAWIGHFFFENNRPATFKYPFYSFIGDFVMFKDMLIGRIDR is encoded by the coding sequence ATGGCCGCAATAGAAGCGCAAAAATTTGAATCTTTTCGCGAGTTTTATCCATTCTACTTACAGGAACACAGCAACCTTACCTGTCGTCGGCTGCACTTCTTTGGTACCAGCCTGGTGTTCGCGACAATAATTGCGGCCGTAGTAACTTCCAATATGTTGTGGCTGGCAGTTACTCCTGTCGCAGGCTACGGGTTTGCATGGATCGGGCACTTTTTCTTTGAAAACAATCGCCCGGCAACCTTTAAGTATCCGTTCTATAGCTTTATCGGTGACTTTGTTATGTTTAAAGATATGCTGATCGGACGAATCGACCGCTAA
- a CDS encoding CaiB/BaiF CoA-transferase family protein yields MAGPLAHLKVLDLSRILAGPWAGQVFADFGAEVIKVERPERGDDTRHWGPPYLKDEKGNDTADAAYYLSANRGKKSVTVDITTEDGQALIKEMAARCDILLENYKVDGLKKYGLDYESIKAINPGVIYCSITGFGQTGPYKKRAGYDAMIQGMGGLMSITGVPEGQPGAGPQKVGVAVADLMTGMYAVSSVLAAVVHRQHTGVGQHIDLALLDTQVSWLANQAQNYLTSGKSPERQGTGHPNIVPYQAVPSKDGYFMLAVGNDDQFKRFCGIAGVEELAENPAYGTNSARVMAREELVPQIEAATRKHDSAWWLQHLSDAHVPCGPINTLEEVFADPQVQARGMVVEQDHPEAGKVKTVRNPVIFSESALDYTQAPPVLGEHTEEVLRDLLGKSDEQVEELRNKSIV; encoded by the coding sequence ATGGCAGGTCCACTCGCACACTTAAAGGTACTCGATTTAAGTCGTATTCTCGCCGGACCCTGGGCTGGGCAGGTATTTGCTGACTTTGGGGCTGAGGTTATTAAAGTAGAGCGCCCGGAACGAGGAGATGACACTCGCCACTGGGGCCCTCCCTACCTAAAGGATGAGAAGGGAAATGACACTGCTGATGCCGCTTACTACCTAAGTGCCAATCGCGGAAAAAAATCAGTAACCGTAGATATCACTACTGAAGACGGCCAGGCCCTAATCAAGGAGATGGCAGCCCGATGCGATATCCTTCTTGAAAACTACAAAGTAGATGGGCTGAAAAAGTACGGCCTGGATTATGAATCCATCAAGGCGATCAATCCTGGTGTTATCTACTGCTCGATTACAGGTTTTGGGCAAACTGGCCCGTACAAAAAACGAGCAGGCTATGATGCGATGATCCAGGGGATGGGTGGCCTGATGAGTATTACCGGTGTGCCGGAAGGGCAACCGGGCGCGGGCCCGCAAAAGGTGGGGGTGGCCGTAGCCGACCTGATGACAGGGATGTACGCGGTATCTTCTGTATTGGCAGCTGTTGTTCACCGGCAGCATACGGGTGTTGGCCAGCATATCGACCTCGCCTTATTGGATACCCAGGTTTCATGGTTGGCTAACCAAGCCCAAAATTACCTTACTTCTGGTAAAAGCCCTGAGCGACAGGGTACCGGCCATCCTAATATTGTCCCCTACCAGGCAGTCCCCTCAAAAGATGGCTATTTTATGTTGGCAGTGGGTAATGATGACCAGTTTAAACGCTTCTGTGGAATCGCGGGTGTAGAAGAACTGGCAGAAAATCCTGCCTACGGGACTAACTCAGCGCGGGTAATGGCGCGTGAAGAATTGGTGCCGCAGATTGAAGCGGCGACTCGTAAGCACGATTCCGCTTGGTGGCTCCAGCATCTTAGTGATGCTCATGTTCCCTGTGGGCCTATTAATACATTGGAGGAGGTTTTTGCTGATCCTCAAGTACAGGCCCGGGGTATGGTGGTTGAGCAGGATCATCCGGAAGCTGGAAAGGTGAAGACCGTGCGCAACCCTGTAATCTTCTCCGAGTCCGCACTTGACTACACCCAGGCGCCGCCAGTATTGGGTGAGCACACTGAAGAAGTATTGCGAGATTTGCTTGGCAAAAGTGACGAGCAAGTAGAAGAGTTGCGAAACAAGAGTATTGTGTAA
- a CDS encoding VOC family protein: MELDHVNITAPMETLKRVRDFYVQVLGLTEGERPNFKRDGFWLYGNGRAILHLIDGEVSGDQPEKPYLDHIAFRTEALEPIKQRLDALGVASHQMDVPGRNLRQLVFFDPVGTKIEVNALI; encoded by the coding sequence ATGGAACTCGACCACGTCAATATTACTGCTCCAATGGAAACCTTAAAGCGGGTACGGGACTTCTATGTCCAGGTTCTCGGTCTGACAGAGGGTGAGAGGCCTAACTTTAAGCGAGATGGTTTTTGGCTCTATGGCAATGGTAGGGCTATTTTGCATTTAATAGATGGTGAGGTGAGCGGTGACCAGCCTGAGAAGCCCTACCTGGATCATATTGCGTTTCGTACAGAAGCTTTGGAGCCTATAAAACAACGTTTGGATGCGCTAGGTGTTGCTAGCCATCAAATGGATGTTCCGGGTCGCAATCTTCGGCAATTGGTATTCTTTGATCCGGTGGGAACTAAAATTGAAGTTAATGCGCTAATTTAA
- a CDS encoding FG-GAP-like repeat-containing protein, which translates to MRIISICLLIFVSGFLSANTYAFTGIWDNGYHIYSGDINGDGKDDLYFEYHRPIIMLHGDVTLPVAMAELPSFVMFGALIGYDLAYTPPVESTLTDSEINTLELLDKNISLTGDFNGDGASDLLVLSSIPLILHADGNGLPDLAQSFPIGSNTTEVAVILSGANPDLVIIEDIDGDGRDDILVEGVIDASLIANAYGTFDSYDAPIVTGNPNMAGMTAGQFRVNESGAATYSVPIVTAPGTAGVTPGMSLSYTGNGGNGLLGRGWSIGGLSGISRCRQTLASDENLAPISWSESDRFCLDGQRLVVSGGDPYGAVGATYKTELDSFAKITSVGGSLGAPGYFTVERKDGSISYYGNSDDAKLLAGGNTLAWAQNRFEDSVGNHIEFHYEGDETTGHRIQEVRYAYGSGSYEAEIEFKYGARPEYLRSYIGGYELKTTKRLEKVVSKSDGDTIREYSLGYKPVLEFGSAQSYSDRTSLLSTIQECVGSSCLPAVTFDWLQPPMYHDGTTYEAIDFSPASSRFLVDYKYADVNGDGKQDIIWIEGDADDDDTDTRVKYAISNGTKFVREYFSGSNFDLAYFTGTNVGKDFAIRILDYNGDGRQDLAIYNSRSAYGLSAEKWHVFLSRYSGSKWQLSSNPISTGLGDKDAIFADFNGDGLSDYISAASSGKITVRILESYGAAITSDNYYKFSNSPDYYTLNVDGTISGSPDKRVPNSLGDFNGDGAIDLLIATYDDRWGCVRNDGGIEPIVAEIGEDQPLSLENFDDTSQQISTCSSGYTWTYLGATYEGHHVVTLNHSDQTFNSMGLLSYSSHSKDPIAVDINGDGLTDIAYIYGLSDDSDSLVVKLSTGTEFVSLGSFTVGDKANFADLNNDGYPDLVWPDFDTGYVKVRYFDQNTNNFVNTTKNWKYIGTDDRDFSWFVDTNGDSQIDYHKYDHSSGKVYTQLANDLYPEYKNTPRNVIQKIDNGIGNVTEITYANMLGGDVYSRLEMSTSTSEECVTYIDDLYISKYSSISRETICFPVTTSDPASLYSALNGDWILPSDSHTLGRDKPVLDIAAPMFLISKVDSTAPAAGINPGSVSQSATSSISYHYHQMKLQAAGRGMLGFQKIRTTDDQTGVVTETTYRQDFPFTGMPLLTETRTASGEILKSASNNWRLQGWTGSGTPAVPYKPYIYNAVEDTYDLKNNGTAPGDLLRTVSTTSSYDEYGNALTIDVVTTDAVTNDRFIKETVNIYGSSSWDKEMGRLSNTTVTNSRPGMSSHVRESSFTYYSSGIYKGLLKTEVIEPGKSEFTLTTSYEYDDFGNIKKKTVSAAGEVSRSASSVYDPSGRYLLESYNALGHLEQKVVSRNHFGAPLIVESANGLISYFSYDAFGREGYSWNNAGADKKTQYERCVSSCANGAKYKVTTSSNTGSWSREYFDSLGRSVRAEVKGLHNSIYTDKEYDSLGRVKFFSEPYFSGDTRMWTETEYDLLGRPILISAPDDSTSVVEYLGLTTVTTNDAGQQKTEIKNIAGELIEVVDAADGRLTYEYDSQGNLHKAKSWGKTNASGGHIDEGDGLNYPITVTINYDDLGRKESMDDPDKGSWTYKYTGFGELKKQTNANGHTVEFTYDALGRKLTRVEKENDTNLTSDVSWLYDTAQNGLGLVESITDSVTSYQAVYQYDHLGRNNTQAVDFDGNGSEPVYVTTTLFDDYGRVEYSYDALDSLLSSGQSGVRNYYNSNGYLYKVTDLSSGDLIQEVVDQTARGQLKEQLLGNGATTSYTYEGSTGRLLNQSSTVLGTFGIQDITYQWDTLGNLTSRHNQSGSKNLRESFCYDNLNRLIKTHIGSNNYNCSGLSSSDQDIRYNTIGNITYKSDVGSYTYGENGFGPHAVTTAGGVSYSYDANGNMTSDSFDGGRSITYTTFDKASLIVKGNHSTEFLYAPNHSRYYRKDTNQDSGEVTETWYIGGVERIHKSSAPNEIEWKRHLGGVAVYTTKTDSAFVVQTTDKVFLYKDHLGSMDLLTDDTGSVVQEMSFDAWGQRRNTANWSALSLTALTTFDHSRTTRGYTGHEMLDEVGLIHMNGRIYDPRLGRFLQADPFVQAAADTQMYNRYSYVRNNALNATDPSGYFLHSLAKKIGRSIIRAAVKVLGPEIVNMVGNIIATYYGGPIGSAIWAYEFGRAMGVSTGDALKSAGLSYIASYAFGEIGSGYEGGAITFGEAVFYSGMVGGTMSVLQGGKFGHGFVSAAVSTAASPVIGSIDGDFGKVAASAVVGGTVSNMTGGKFANGAVTAAFKSIITTEVDSGGDFSDDELVGKMVPEVQWDQLDDFKAYQAAAEGLAVMENDLSVDQGALKVAQYSLGARWTQLRLSTLTITSRDITNGLMRQAYLSASQDVHNFGFVVLGGTGLVNGGLEPLTGLTAGRELESYLLLRLFVVRWVLELRRR; encoded by the coding sequence ATGCGCATTATTTCTATCTGCTTGCTTATTTTTGTTAGCGGGTTTTTATCGGCTAATACTTATGCTTTTACTGGTATTTGGGATAATGGGTACCATATTTATAGTGGGGACATAAATGGAGATGGTAAGGATGATCTCTATTTTGAATACCATCGTCCCATTATCATGCTTCATGGTGACGTAACCTTGCCTGTAGCTATGGCAGAGCTTCCCAGTTTTGTTATGTTTGGGGCCCTTATTGGATATGATCTAGCTTATACACCTCCCGTTGAGTCTACTTTGACAGATTCTGAGATTAATACTTTAGAGCTTCTTGATAAAAATATATCTCTGACCGGTGACTTCAATGGGGATGGAGCATCAGATTTATTGGTGTTATCTAGTATTCCCCTTATCCTACACGCGGATGGCAACGGCCTGCCAGATTTAGCACAAAGTTTTCCGATTGGAAGTAATACGACGGAAGTGGCTGTTATCTTATCGGGAGCAAATCCAGATCTGGTAATTATTGAAGATATCGATGGCGATGGGCGTGATGACATTTTGGTAGAAGGGGTGATTGATGCATCTTTAATAGCGAATGCTTATGGGACATTCGATAGTTATGATGCTCCTATTGTTACAGGCAACCCAAATATGGCTGGAATGACAGCTGGCCAATTTAGGGTAAATGAATCTGGTGCGGCTACATATTCTGTTCCTATTGTAACAGCGCCGGGTACTGCGGGCGTGACTCCCGGGATGTCCCTGAGCTATACAGGAAATGGTGGAAATGGTCTGCTTGGCCGTGGATGGTCAATTGGCGGCCTCTCCGGGATTTCACGTTGCCGCCAAACATTAGCTAGTGATGAAAATTTAGCTCCTATAAGTTGGTCTGAGTCAGATAGATTTTGCTTGGATGGCCAACGGTTAGTAGTTTCTGGTGGAGATCCGTATGGTGCTGTTGGGGCCACTTATAAGACCGAATTGGATTCTTTTGCCAAAATCACTTCTGTGGGGGGTAGTCTTGGTGCGCCAGGATATTTCACGGTCGAGCGCAAAGATGGCTCAATTAGTTACTACGGAAATAGTGACGATGCAAAGCTTTTAGCCGGTGGCAACACGCTGGCATGGGCACAGAATCGTTTCGAAGATAGTGTTGGCAACCACATTGAATTTCACTACGAAGGGGATGAGACTACCGGACATCGAATACAGGAAGTGCGATATGCCTATGGTTCTGGGAGTTATGAGGCTGAAATAGAATTTAAGTACGGCGCTCGGCCAGAGTATTTACGTAGTTATATCGGTGGCTATGAGCTTAAAACCACAAAGCGGTTAGAGAAAGTGGTTTCTAAGTCTGATGGTGACACTATTCGGGAATATAGTTTGGGATATAAGCCCGTACTAGAGTTTGGTTCGGCTCAAAGTTACTCTGATAGAACTTCTCTGCTTTCAACTATTCAAGAGTGTGTAGGTTCTAGCTGTTTACCTGCTGTCACTTTCGACTGGTTACAACCACCTATGTACCATGATGGTACTACCTACGAAGCTATTGACTTTTCTCCTGCGTCATCGCGCTTTCTAGTCGATTACAAGTATGCGGACGTTAATGGTGACGGAAAGCAGGATATTATATGGATTGAAGGGGATGCGGATGATGATGATACTGATACACGGGTCAAATATGCTATTTCCAATGGGACAAAGTTTGTAAGGGAATATTTCTCGGGGTCAAATTTTGATTTGGCTTATTTTACAGGTACTAATGTAGGTAAAGACTTTGCTATTCGTATATTGGACTATAACGGAGATGGAAGGCAGGATCTGGCAATCTATAACTCACGTAGCGCATATGGTCTTTCAGCAGAAAAATGGCATGTTTTTCTAAGCCGCTATAGTGGAAGCAAATGGCAGCTGAGTTCAAATCCCATAAGTACTGGGTTAGGTGATAAAGATGCAATTTTTGCTGATTTTAATGGCGATGGGCTGTCGGATTATATCTCTGCTGCTAGCAGTGGGAAGATAACAGTTCGAATCTTGGAGTCTTATGGTGCAGCAATCACTTCAGACAACTACTACAAGTTCAGTAATTCGCCGGATTATTATACTTTAAATGTGGATGGAACTATCTCTGGTAGTCCAGATAAAAGAGTGCCCAATAGCTTAGGAGATTTTAATGGCGACGGGGCGATAGATTTATTAATTGCTACGTATGATGACCGTTGGGGTTGTGTTCGAAATGATGGTGGTATTGAGCCTATTGTGGCTGAGATAGGAGAAGATCAGCCACTCTCATTAGAAAATTTTGACGATACTTCACAGCAAATCTCTACATGTAGTTCAGGCTACACTTGGACCTATCTAGGCGCCACTTATGAGGGGCATCATGTGGTGACCCTGAATCATAGTGACCAAACCTTTAACTCTATGGGTTTACTGTCATACAGTAGTCACAGCAAAGACCCTATAGCTGTGGATATTAATGGCGATGGACTCACAGACATAGCATATATATACGGCTTGTCAGATGATTCAGACTCGCTAGTAGTGAAACTAAGCACAGGAACAGAGTTCGTAAGTTTAGGATCGTTTACCGTTGGTGATAAGGCAAATTTTGCGGATCTTAATAACGATGGATATCCAGATTTAGTTTGGCCAGATTTTGATACTGGATATGTAAAAGTTAGATACTTTGATCAGAATACAAATAATTTTGTTAATACGACCAAAAACTGGAAGTATATAGGTACTGACGATAGGGACTTCTCTTGGTTTGTCGATACAAATGGCGATAGCCAGATCGATTATCATAAATATGATCATTCGAGTGGAAAGGTATATACGCAGCTGGCCAATGACCTATACCCAGAATACAAGAATACCCCCAGAAATGTAATTCAAAAAATTGATAACGGCATAGGTAACGTTACTGAAATTACCTATGCCAATATGTTGGGGGGAGATGTTTATTCCCGGCTTGAGATGTCTACTAGTACAAGCGAGGAATGTGTAACTTATATTGATGATTTATATATATCAAAGTACTCTAGTATAAGTAGGGAAACTATCTGTTTTCCCGTAACTACCAGCGATCCCGCTTCTCTCTACTCTGCATTGAATGGGGATTGGATACTTCCCTCGGATAGTCATACTCTTGGCAGAGACAAGCCAGTGCTTGATATTGCTGCTCCAATGTTCTTAATCTCCAAAGTGGACAGTACTGCACCTGCCGCAGGTATTAATCCTGGGTCAGTCAGTCAGTCGGCCACTAGCTCAATTTCATATCACTATCACCAGATGAAGCTGCAGGCCGCTGGTCGTGGTATGCTGGGATTTCAAAAGATCAGAACAACGGATGACCAGACAGGAGTAGTTACAGAAACTACCTATCGGCAGGACTTCCCATTTACCGGGATGCCTCTGCTAACAGAGACTCGCACTGCCAGCGGAGAGATTCTTAAGAGTGCGTCCAATAACTGGCGTTTACAAGGGTGGACTGGGAGTGGTACCCCTGCAGTTCCTTACAAGCCATACATTTATAATGCCGTAGAAGATACTTACGACCTGAAAAATAATGGCACTGCTCCCGGGGATCTTTTACGTACTGTAAGTACTACTAGCAGCTATGACGAATATGGCAATGCGCTGACAATTGATGTGGTTACTACTGATGCCGTGACAAATGACCGGTTTATAAAAGAAACAGTCAATATTTACGGCAGTAGTTCTTGGGATAAAGAAATGGGCCGGCTCAGCAATACGACGGTCACCAATTCCCGACCGGGTATGTCCAGCCATGTGCGAGAGTCGTCCTTCACTTATTACTCCTCGGGAATATACAAAGGGTTGCTAAAAACTGAAGTAATTGAACCAGGGAAATCTGAATTTACCCTAACGACATCATATGAATATGATGACTTTGGCAATATCAAGAAGAAGACTGTTAGTGCAGCCGGTGAAGTAAGCCGCAGTGCCAGTTCTGTTTATGATCCCTCTGGCCGCTACTTATTGGAAAGCTATAACGCGCTTGGTCACTTGGAGCAAAAAGTAGTTTCAAGAAATCACTTTGGTGCTCCGCTTATTGTGGAAAGTGCCAATGGATTGATTAGCTATTTCTCATATGATGCTTTCGGGCGTGAAGGGTATAGCTGGAACAATGCGGGAGCAGATAAAAAAACTCAGTATGAACGCTGCGTAAGTAGCTGTGCGAATGGTGCAAAATATAAAGTCACGACCAGTAGTAATACGGGTAGCTGGAGTAGGGAATATTTCGATTCTCTTGGGAGATCGGTTCGTGCAGAGGTGAAAGGATTACACAACTCAATTTATACTGACAAAGAATATGACAGTCTCGGGAGAGTTAAATTTTTCAGTGAGCCCTATTTTTCTGGCGATACACGTATGTGGACTGAGACCGAGTATGATTTGTTAGGGCGCCCTATACTGATATCAGCTCCAGATGACTCTACTTCTGTCGTTGAATATTTGGGGCTGACTACAGTTACTACGAATGATGCAGGCCAGCAGAAAACAGAAATCAAAAATATTGCCGGTGAGTTGATAGAAGTAGTTGATGCAGCGGATGGTCGTCTGACGTACGAGTATGATAGTCAAGGCAATCTTCACAAGGCTAAATCTTGGGGTAAGACAAATGCTTCAGGTGGCCATATTGATGAGGGCGATGGCCTCAATTACCCCATTACCGTTACGATAAATTATGACGATCTTGGCCGAAAAGAAAGTATGGATGATCCAGATAAGGGAAGCTGGACTTATAAATACACTGGCTTTGGGGAGCTTAAAAAACAGACAAACGCCAATGGCCATACGGTGGAATTTACATATGATGCGCTTGGCCGAAAACTGACTCGAGTAGAAAAAGAAAATGATACTAATCTAACCAGTGACGTCAGTTGGCTCTATGACACTGCCCAAAATGGTCTTGGTCTGGTTGAATCGATTACGGATAGTGTAACTAGCTACCAGGCGGTATATCAGTATGACCATCTTGGTCGCAATAATACACAAGCGGTCGACTTTGATGGAAATGGCTCTGAGCCAGTCTACGTAACAACAACACTATTTGATGATTATGGTCGGGTTGAATATAGCTACGATGCGCTGGACAGTTTACTTAGCTCCGGGCAATCGGGGGTTCGGAATTACTACAATAGCAATGGTTATTTGTATAAAGTGACTGATCTCAGTAGTGGGGACTTGATTCAGGAAGTTGTAGATCAAACTGCTCGAGGACAATTAAAGGAGCAATTATTAGGCAATGGCGCAACTACTAGTTATACCTATGAGGGTTCTACCGGTCGCCTGTTGAATCAGAGCTCTACAGTCTTAGGCACTTTTGGTATCCAAGATATTACATATCAATGGGATACCCTTGGTAACCTCACCAGTCGCCACAACCAGAGTGGCAGCAAAAACCTGCGCGAGAGCTTCTGCTACGATAATCTCAATCGCCTGATTAAGACCCATATAGGAAGTAATAACTATAACTGTAGTGGCCTTAGTAGCTCTGACCAGGATATTCGCTACAACACCATTGGGAATATTACTTATAAAAGCGATGTTGGTTCGTATACCTACGGAGAGAATGGATTCGGACCACATGCGGTAACTACAGCCGGTGGAGTAAGCTATAGCTACGATGCTAACGGTAATATGACCTCAGACAGTTTTGATGGTGGGCGATCTATCACTTATACCACCTTCGATAAGGCTTCACTCATTGTTAAGGGCAATCACTCAACTGAATTTCTATACGCCCCTAACCACAGCCGCTATTACCGAAAAGATACTAACCAGGATAGCGGGGAGGTAACTGAAACTTGGTATATCGGTGGTGTTGAACGTATTCATAAATCTTCTGCGCCTAATGAGATTGAATGGAAGCGGCACTTGGGGGGAGTAGCGGTATACACAACAAAGACGGACTCAGCCTTTGTGGTACAGACAACCGATAAAGTCTTCCTCTATAAGGATCACCTGGGGTCAATGGACTTGCTAACCGATGATACCGGGAGCGTGGTGCAAGAAATGTCCTTCGATGCATGGGGACAACGTAGAAATACGGCCAATTGGAGTGCGCTGTCTCTAACCGCTCTGACTACCTTTGATCATAGTCGTACTACTCGGGGATATACTGGCCACGAGATGCTGGATGAAGTCGGCTTGATCCATATGAATGGGCGGATCTACGATCCTCGCTTGGGGCGTTTTTTACAGGCAGATCCATTTGTCCAGGCAGCTGCAGATACACAGATGTATAACCGCTATAGTTATGTACGTAATAACGCACTGAATGCGACTGACCCTAGTGGGTACTTCCTGCACTCACTAGCAAAGAAAATTGGCCGGAGTATTATCAGGGCAGCTGTGAAGGTTCTAGGCCCAGAGATAGTTAATATGGTTGGTAATATAATTGCCACTTATTACGGGGGGCCAATAGGATCAGCAATTTGGGCCTATGAATTTGGTCGGGCTATGGGAGTTTCCACAGGCGACGCGTTAAAGTCTGCCGGGCTTTCTTATATAGCATCTTATGCTTTCGGCGAAATCGGTTCAGGTTACGAGGGTGGCGCGATAACGTTTGGAGAAGCAGTTTTTTATTCTGGTATGGTTGGTGGGACCATGAGCGTGCTGCAAGGAGGGAAATTTGGTCATGGATTTGTGTCTGCTGCCGTGAGCACTGCAGCGTCTCCTGTTATTGGCAGTATCGATGGTGATTTTGGTAAGGTAGCGGCGAGTGCAGTTGTTGGTGGTACTGTTTCGAACATGACTGGCGGTAAATTTGCAAATGGAGCGGTGACGGCTGCGTTTAAATCAATAATTACTACAGAAGTGGATTCTGGTGGTGACTTTTCAGATGATGAACTTGTCGGAAAAATGGTGCCAGAGGTCCAATGGGATCAGCTTGATGATTTTAAGGCATATCAGGCTGCAGCTGAAGGTTTAGCGGTGATGGAAAACGATTTAAGTGTTGATCAGGGGGCCCTGAAGGTTGCTCAATATAGTCTAGGAGCACGCTGGACGCAGCTGAGGCTTTCTACATTAACAATAACCAGTCGTGATATAACCAATGGCCTTATGCGTCAGGCCTATCTATCTGCAAGCCAAGATGTCCATAATTTTGGTTTTGTTGTTCTGGGAGGTACTGGTTTAGTTAACGGGGGGTTAGAGCCGCTCACTGGGTTAACGGCTGGCCGAGAGCTAGAAAGCTATTTATTGCTGAGGCTCTTCGTCGTTCGCTGGGTGCTGGAGTTGAGGAGGCGTTAA